In the genome of Amphiura filiformis chromosome 11, Afil_fr2py, whole genome shotgun sequence, the window TCTTTTTCACAGGGTTTCTTCAGAAGATGCATTGGCAACAAAACACTCATTGTCCAATGCCAAAAGGAAGGTAGCTGCGATATTGGAAAGACAACACGAGGGCGCTGTGCTCACTGCCGCTATCAGAAATGTCTTGCTGTTGGAATGTCCATCCATTGTAAGTTGATGTTTgctgttttaattattgtatatactGATGTAAACATGCTGAGGTTTGGAAAACTATAactattttatgtaaaattcaacaacataggccctacatcttttatgaaggttttttttaaattataaaacaCTCTGATTAGTGAAGAGGAAACTGTTTTGGACTGtcattaatgttttatcatgattatggggAAGTGTTGTTTTCTTATGcatgtaatttgatatattttaccATTTCATATTTAGCTGTGCGAGTTGGCCGCTATTCCAAGAAACAGAAACAGAAGAATCTTGCCGAGATTGAGAGTCTGTCCACACAGGAGAAGGTACGAGAGAGGGAGGAGAAGGACCGCTCCATGTATGCACTTATCCAGAAAGTTGTAAGCGCACATGAATCAACCTGCTTCAAAACCAACACACACGCTCATGTAAGTTCACAAAACTGGCTTTCACATCTCTGATTGCATAAACTTaacaaattttgctctatgttTACATATCACTGAATACACTCTGTGCCCAGTACCTGTATGATTGTCTGGTGATGCAAAGGCCTTGCCTAGCCTTGCCTCAGTAACCACATGATCTGGTCATGGCCTTAACCATGTGGTTCCTAGGACATGTGCTGGGGACAGAGCCTTTTTCAGGGGCTTCTCTTAGGTTTTAAATTTTAGTAAATTTCCAAAAATGTCCTTGCCTCAAACAAATGTTAATTGAAGATGTTCAAAACAAATCTCAATGTATTTGATAAAAAAGTAACTAGTAAATCCATGTGTCTACTTTGTTTGCCACTAATTAATTGCATCAATTAACCAGTCAACTCATTTGGTTCCATGGCAGCGACTAATTACGTCAACAATCAGTCATACACGTACATGTGGCCATACACACGCACCCCTACATGTGCAGGTAAAAAGCTTGCCATCAGGTAGGCCACTCTCCATGTGGTAGTCATCGTGAGATTAAGCCGGCAAGGTTGCCAGCCGGTCGGTTTAGCGTGGGCACAAATTACACATAATTTACAAAGCAGCAAACTTGTTTATGGTTGAAACTCGTGTCAGCCCATGCTGATATGCATAGGCAAGCATTAGTTTGTCACTTGCGGATTTTCAATGGCTTCTCAAGTTAATACACTATTTATATCAATAGACTTTGTGAATAATAGATGAAGCAGATTCAGAATAAGAAGAAAAACAACATAAAAGCTTGTTTTGTTAAGAGCGTAAACTTCCTGCTAGGTAAATGTTAGAGTATTATATGCAACaaacaatataattatgcatTCGTCAATTTTGCAAAGATAGCAAGGATAATGTTAGATATTGTTTTAAAGAACAAATGACGTATGTTGTAAAATATACAATCCTTTTTGAGCATAATGGATTGAATTGTTCAGCAAAATTTTCCCGCTGAAATAGCAAAGCTTTTTTGATTTAAGTTATTCCTTTTTCCTCAATAGGGCTATCATACAAATAGATGAATCTCTGAATTTCACTCAAATATCTTTCAGGTGTATTCCTAGGTGATCAATAAAAACAATGTTCAACAGGCATGTAGATTTGCCTAGTAGGGTTGGTCAGTCAGGCATGTGCATTTGCCTAGTAGGGTTGGTCAGTCTGGATGGGTTTTTTTATGAACCTGATGAAAGAGGCTATACATGACCCCAAAAACATAACAATAGGAGTAATTAAATATATTGCAAGAAATTTGCTTCTGTAACAAAACCGTGCCTATTATAGCCTCTGTAACAAAACCATGTGAAATGGTAGAGGGAGCAAAGCAACAGTATTATACCAAATCATTTGTTAAACATATCAAGAGCTACATCTGTGCTAAATTGCACAATCAAATcgccattctgcagcactattaTGAGTTGACCTGGTGATGTCAACTTGGACGTCCGCACTCAAGAGGATTAATTTAAAAATgaaatcaaataaaaacaaaGCAACCCGACCTGAAGTATCACTGTGTAAATTTACATAGCAACAAGTAAAACATTGGCTTGTTTTGACAAGTATTGAGATGCATGCATTTCaagattttcatttttaaattcaGTAACTATCATAAACTTAATGCCATTAATCATATCGCTTACTTTTTGTCAAATTCTCTATTATTTTCACATGATGCATATGAATAACATTAGTTTAGTTGTAATAGAACTCCAGTCTAGTAATTCAGAGGTTCTGGCTTTGGGCAGTCAGTGGCACATGTGTCTGTGTCCGAGTCAGATTTAAGCATTTCTGTTAAGAATTGCCTGTATTTTCTGAGTTTTGTTAAATGAATTTTGGTCACATTATTAACAAGTATTGTTACCATTGTTTGTATCTCAACAGGTGAAGTTAAAGCAGATCTCCCACAACTCTTCCCACCTGGATAGTCTTGAGGTTGATTTGTCCATGTTAGCCGCACAGAATGGTCTTCGCAGCCACATCCAGCATTCCCTCAACACACAAGAGTTATATGCCCAAGTTTGCAGTATCAAGACCTTCCAGACAGAAATCCTGACTCCTGCCGTGGTCAGTGTGGTACAATTCAGCAAGAATTTACAAGGATTCTGTGATCTCTTACAGGTGTGTTATTACGACCATTATCATATAACTATTCTTGTCTTTTTCTTACTTACGATACAAATGTCTGATACACATTTGGAAAAGTGTGATGCATCAAAGAACGTGGAAAACACAAAGCGAGTTGTAATACTATATCCAAATAGCTTTCTTGGAAATGACTTAAGATGTGTTTTGGAAGAGACTTGTGATGTGTAGGGGTTTACCAACATATGTTTGTATATCCTGCATCTGGCGCAGTGTGTTCTAGTCCTATTCTATTTTGCCtacatcaaaaaagaaaaaaatcttggCATATATATGTGGCTAAAAGACCAGTAAAGATTTTGTTGTTTCATTTTTAACTGTGCACAAGCATAAAATCTGATACAAGTTTAGATACAAAAGACAGAAGTGAATTACAAGTGAGCACAGTATGAAAATAGCTATTGCAAGACTAActgtcacaaaaagtggaccaAATTGACATCAAATTCTACTTTTGTTATTGCAATCCACAGGAGGATCAGATGACACTGTTGAAAGCAGGTTTCTTTGAGATCTGGCTTGTGAGGGTTGCTCCCCTGATCACCATCAGTGGAAGTGAGATTGATTTCGGCACCGGGGAACCTTTCAGCCTGTCCCATCTCCACTGCATGGGTAGAGAGCAGATGTTTTGGGAGGAACTGTTTGATTTTGTGCGAGGATTCAACAGTCTGCAATTGATCAAAGAAGAAGTGGCCTTGTTCACAGCTGTCCTTATGCTGTCTGCAGGTAAATAGCCTCAACTCCTGTGATGTCTTTCAATACCCATCCTTCACTGTTGTAGTTAAGAAATTTCAACTGTAGGTTGAACGGATGAGATTAGTTATTTATGCACAAGGTCAATTGATTAGTTATATAATATGTATTCATAACTACtacagcaatagatgaatacaatttttgaatatactacCCTGCACCTcaagtaggttgcactcatcacctgtgtatgtctgcaatcataaacataccactcttttcaaagatactttatCTTTACaagtgtgagtgatcagcatttctttgatacCTTTGGTTTATTGCATTGGTACCATGTGAAtgtcgtagtgcagggttatatattcaaaaattgtattcatctattgctatggtagttaatcctgttacatcatcacttctacagcgaatagatgTTATTGAACTGAGCCCCTGCTCTATTGTTAGAACATCAGTATAGAAATAAGAGGTGACAGGTTTGTTCTTGAGTAAATTAACATGTAAATCAAAGATTCTATATTTAAATCACAACctgtcttttcttttcctttgttaGATCGGTATGGACTGCGCGAGGTCGCCAAAGTGGAAAAACTTCAAGAGGGATTTGTAGAGTGCCTGAAGCGCGAAGTAACCCGCCGTGACTGGAAGAACCGACAGCTGTTTGCCCGCCTTCTCATGCAAATCACAGCACTCCGTTCAGTCTCCATGCTATTCAACAAATCCGCTAACAACTTCCGCCATGCCTGGCCATACGTAGAGGTCC includes:
- the LOC140164873 gene encoding nuclear hormone receptor E75-like, with protein sequence MLSSTTPSPLSSMTPSPLSSTSTSAPSPESPSSKKNPAPKPILSKCRVCSDEASGIHYGVTSCEGCKGFFRRCIGNKTLIVQCQKEGSCDIGKTTRGRCAHCRYQKCLAVGMSIHSVRVGRYSKKQKQKNLAEIESLSTQEKVREREEKDRSMYALIQKVVSAHESTCFKTNTHAHVKLKQISHNSSHLDSLEVDLSMLAAQNGLRSHIQHSLNTQELYAQVCSIKTFQTEILTPAVVSVVQFSKNLQGFCDLLQEDQMTLLKAGFFEIWLVRVAPLITISGSEIDFGTGEPFSLSHLHCMGREQMFWEELFDFVRGFNSLQLIKEEVALFTAVLMLSADRYGLREVAKVEKLQEGFVECLKREVTRRDWKNRQLFARLLMQITALRSVSMLFNKSANNFRHAWPYVEVPPLLEEILDYEY